CGCCGATTCTCGTCACAGGAACGCCTTTCCCTCGCCGCGGTACGTCGGCAGTTCGTCGATGATCTCGTCACCGCTGACGAGGTGATAGCTGTCGATCCGCTCGGCAGGCTCGCCGCTCTTCGCATGCCGGAACCAGACACGGTCGCCGACGCCGAGGCTCTCAGCCGCGCGTCCCTGCAGCGGCGTCTGCACCTCGCCTGCCGCCTCCCGTGGCAGGGTGCGCAGTCCCTCGGGCCAGACGGGAAGCGGCTGGCGCGATGCAACCGCCGGTCCCGAGGCGATCCACCCGCCGCCCAGCACCGTCGCGATGTCGCGGGTCGGGCGACGGACGACGTCGAACGCGATCGCGGCGGCCGGCGCGGGCCGGAAAGAGCGGTAGCCGTCGAAGAGATGGCCTCCGAGCAGGCCGCTTCCCGCGCTCGCCTCCGTCAGCGACTCATCGCTGCCGGTGAACTCGAGGGATCCCGTCCCGCCTCCGTTGAGGAACTCGAGCGATGCGATCTCGGTCAGCGCGCCGACGATCGCGGCGCGCCGCTCGCGGAGCTCGGCGCGAGAGCGCGCCTGCATGAGCCGGATGACCGGCGCGTCCGGCCCGGCGTTGTCGCCCTGGCCGGCGATCTGCGCCTCGTACATCTGCAACCCGACCAGGGTGAAGCCGGGACGGCGGACGATCTTCCTGGCGAAAGCGGCGACCTCGCCCGCCGAGAAGAGCCCGGATCTGCGCACGCCGATGTGACCGAGCGCGGCGGAGCGGAGCGAGGCGTCCGCGTCGATGGCCACGCGGACGTCGGGGCGACGTCCGGCCGGCGCGATGCTGTCGATGATGTCGAGGTGGGCGAGGTCGTCGACCATGAGCGTGATGCGCCCGGCGGCCTCCTCGGAGGCGAACAGCTCCGCAAGCCCCGCCCGATCCACGGTCGGGTAGCCGAGCACGATGTCGTCGTGCGTCTCGGCGAGCCACAGCGCCTCGGCAAGGGTGAAGGCCAGGATGCCGCGATACCCGGGGAGCCGCAGTACGGCATCCAGCACGCTCCGCACCCGCACCGACTTCGACGCGACCCTGATGGGCAGCCCCCCGGCGCGGACCAGCAGGTCCATCGCGTTATGGCGGAGCGCGTCGAGGTCGATGACCGCTACGGGGGCCGGCAGATGGCCGGTCGCGGCGGACAGGCGCGGCCAGTAGCGGGCGGGGTCCTGCCATGCGGGCGACACGGAGAGGCGTCCCTCGTCGGGGCTCAGGTCGGCGGTGAGGTCGAGCACTCCTTCACCTTAGAGCGTGCACGCGTGCGGCTTCAGTCTTTCCGCCGAGTCGGAGACCCCTCGCGCTCCTCGGGCCGTCCAGAAACTCGCGGTTCTTGGAATCCCGATACTTTGCAGGTTTTCGCCGTCATGATCGGGGCTCGTTCCCGTCTTGGTCAGTGAGGCCGTCTCTGACGGGCTCACCGGCCATACCAGGCCGGCTGCCGGGGGGTAGCGATGCTGTCTCAGCAGCATCACGGGGAGACGGGCGCTGAGACGCTCGTCTCTCTGGCCCGGGGACGAGCGTCGTCCACACGCCCTCGCCGTATAGTCTGAGCGCACGCGTCAACGGCCCCCGTAGCCCAATGGCAGAGGCAGGCGACTTAAAATCGCTTCAGTCTGGGTTCGAGTCCCAGCGGGGGCACCCTGACGACGCTCTCAGTCGTCTGCGCTACCCGCGGCAACGCTCTCCGCGTTGCCTACGCCTCCCCGCCTCGCCTCGCGCACTCGACGCAGCACCAGGACCGCGAGGGCGACGGCGATCGCCGTGTAGACCGCATAGTCGAGGTGGCCGAGCAGGTGCTCGAGCCGCTCATGCTGGGTGCCGAGCGCCGCGCCCACACCGATGAGCAGGGAGTTCCACACCCCGCTGCCCACGATCGTGTAGGCGCTGAACCACACGAGGTTCATGCGCGTCGCGCCGGCGGGGATGGAGATCAGACTGCGGATCCCCGGTACCAGTCGGCCGACGAGCACCGTCCAACCGCCGCGGCGCTGGAACCAACCAGCCCCGCGTTCGAGGTCGGAACGGCTGACCAACCGGGTCGCGGCAAGCAGACGCACCGCGCGCTCGACCCCGATCGCGGCTCCGAGCCAGTACAGCAGCAACGCCCCGAGCAATGAGGCGAGCGTGCTCCACGCGATCAGCCACCCGAGGGACAGATCGCCGCTCTGACTCAGGTACCCCGCGAACGGCAGGATCACCTCGCTGGGGATCGGCGGCACCAGCACCTCGATGAACACGAGCAGGCCCACGCCTATGTCACCCAGCGCCGTGAGGACGTCGGCGGCGAGCCCGGTCAACCCCGAGAACCCGTGATCGGCCTCCGCTGCGGCCGTAGGAGTGGCAAGGCGAATCACCGGACCTACCGTCCGAACAGATCGCCGAGACCGGGGATCCCGAGGTCACCGAGCCGCTGACCCCACTCGCCCGCCGTGTCGCCGAAGCCCGAGACGGCCTCGCCCGCGGATCCGAGGGCGCCCTCGGCGGCCCCCGCGATCTCGTCGGCACCGAGCCCGCCTGCGATCGCCTCGAGATCGATCCCCTGGGCGAGGGCATCGAAATCCACGCCCAGTCCGGCGGCCTGCTCGAGAAGCGGTGCGGCGACGGCACTGCCGACCGCGCCGACCGCCACGACGCCGAGGGCACCGACAGCGGCTCCGCCCAGCGCACCGGCAGCACCGGCACCCTTCACGCGAGAGAGCAGTCCGCGCATGCGCCCTGGGCGCATCGCCTCGGATCGTCCTGCGGCCCTCGCCAGGTCGTCGGGCGAGGACGAGACCGGACGCTCGCCCGGCTCGAGCTCGGCATTCATGCGCTCCTGCACCTGCGCACGCTGCGCCGGGGTCAGCCGTGCGAACGCCTCCCGATGGATCTGCTCCACCCGCTGCGGATCGGCGGTCTGGAGAAGGTAGTCGTAGCGGGCGATCGCGGCGCGGTCGGCGTCCGACCCCGATCCGCCGGTGCGGGAGGCGCCGGCGGCGGCGGGCGGGGAGTACGGGTCATGGGAAGGCTGGCGCACCGGCGGAGCCGAGTACCGATCGTTCTCCGGCTGACGTCGGCCCGGTGCGTGAGGCGTCTGCCCCCGCGTGCCGTTGCGGTCCGTGCGGGATCCGCTCTCATCCAGGTCGAGCGCGCGAGCGGCCATCCCGAGCAGTCGATCGAGTTTTCCCATGGTGACGATTCCTTCGTGGCGTGTGGACGACCACGGGACTCGACAGCGTTGTGATGAGGGGTCCTCGGCCGTCCGCGGATACGGACGCCAGGTCTCCTCCACCCCGGATAGGGCCGGTGGGCCGGAACACGACACCGTGTCCGTAATGACGACACCACCGCAGACGGGAGTACTCCCCTTGCGCTGCCGACGGTAGCAAGCGCGCCTATGAACCGGGTGCGAGACACGCCCCGTCGCCGCAGACGACGAACGCCCCGACTCCAGAGGAATCGGGGCGTTCTCGGTGACGTGCTACTTGGCGGAGGCCGTCTCTGCGGTCTTCTTCGCGGCCGGCTTCTTGGCGGCCGGCTTCGCAGCGGCGGTCTTCTCGCCGGCGGGCTTCTCATCGGCGGCCTTGTCGGAGGCGGTCGCCTGCGCGGCAGGAGCGGTCACGGCGGGCGCCGGAGCATCCGCTGCCGGGCGCGGACGAGCGGCGAACTCCTCGAAGACGTAGCGCGGGTTCTGCACGGTCTCGAGGTTCACGAGATCGCGACCCAGCCACAGGTTGTTCCACCAGCCCCAGACCACGCGGAACTTGCGCTCCCACGTGGGCATCGCGAGTCCGTGGTATCCGCGGTGCGCGACCCAGGCGACGAAGCCCTTGAGGGCGATCTTGCCGGACTGGAAGACGCCGTTGTACAGACCGAGGCCGGCGACGGCACCCAGGTTCTTGTGGAAGTACTCCTTCGGGTCCTCCCCGCGGAGCACGGCGACGACGTTCTTCGCGAGCAGCTTCGCCTGACGCACCGCGTGCTGGGCGTTCGGCACGCAGAAGCCACCGACTCCGCCACCGGAGAGGTCGGGCACTGCGGAGACGTCACCGGCGGCCCAAGCGCCCTCGACGAACGCCTCGGGGGTGCCGACGCGCAGATCGGCACGGGTCTGGATGCGACCGCGCTCCTCGACGGGCAGATCGCCGCCGCGCACGACGGTCGGGTTCGCCATGACACCGGCGGTCCAGACGATCAGGTCGGTCGGGATGATCTCGCCCGTCGACAGCTCCACGTTGCCGTCGACCGCGCTGGTGAGCTGCGTGTCGAGGTGCACGTTGGCGCCGCGCTTCGCGAGGTCCTTGAGGACCCACTCGCTCGTCGGCAGCGAGACCTCGGGCATGATGCGGCCCATCGCCTCGATGAGGTGGAAGTGCGTGTCGTCGAAGGTCAGCTCCGGGTACTTGCCCACCAGCGACGAGGCGAGCGAGCGCAGCTCGGCGAAGACCTCGATGCCGGCGAAGCCGCCACCGACGACGACGACCGAGAGCAGACGGTCGCGCTCGGGACCTGCGGGCAGCGATGCCGCCTTGTCGAAGTTCGACATCAGGCGGTCGCGGATCGCGACGGCCTCCTCGATCGTCTTCAGGCCGATCGCGTTGTCCGCGATGCCCGGGATCGGGAATGTACGCGAGACGGCACCGGCGGTGACGACGATCTGGTCGTACGCGAACTCGTACGGCTCACCGACCGGCGGGGTGATCGTCGCGACCTTCTGGGCGTGGTTGATGTTCGTCACCTTGGCGGTGAGCACGTTCGTGCGCTTGAGGTGACGACGGTGGGCGACCACCGAGTGACGGGCTTCGATCGAGCCTGCGGCCACCTCGGGGAGGAACGGCTGGTACGTCATGTACGGCAGCGGGTCGACCATGGTGACGTCTGCCTCGCCCTTGCGGAGGTGCTTCTCCAGCTTCCACGCCGTGTAGAAGCCTGCGTAGCCTCCACCGACGATCAGGATCTTGGGCACAGTGCTGTTCTCAGGCACAGGGGGGAACTCCTCGGGAGTCAGGAATGTGGCGTGCGAGCGCGCGCCGATCGGATGCGCCGGGCAGCTGCGGTGACGCCAAGCGCTACCAGGATACCAGGGACTGTGAACGCGATGAGCGGCAGGGTACCGTAGCGCAGCGATTCAGCGCTGGGAAGCAGCGGTGAACCGGGGTCGGTGGGGGCGTCGGCCGCCGGGAGCGGCGGCACCTCGACCGGCGCGGCGGTCGGTTCGGGCTGCGGAACGGTGTCGGCGCGACGGAACAGGCGCACCCATTCCGCGAGGTCGCCCATCGGGTTCTCGGAGACCTTCGGCACGTCGGCGGTGATCGCCGCCTGCGCGTCGATCAACCCGTAGCCGTACAGCGGGTCGGGGAGCTTCGTCATCCCCGGCACCGCGATCGCGGTCTTGATGATCCGGTTGATGACGTTCGCGGCATCCAGGTCGGGATGCGCCGAGCGGATCAGCGCGGCGATCCCCGCGACGATCGGGGCCGCACCGCTCGTGCCACTCCACTGGATGACCTTGCCATCCGCCGAGACGCCGCGCAGTCCCTCGCTGGGAGCGGCGATGCCGATGGTGATCCCCTGCGTCGACGCCTCGAGGCTCGCGGTGCCCGTCTGGTCGACGCCGCCGACGGTGAGCACGCCGGGGATCGTCGCCGGCGCGCCGATGATGTTGGTGCCGCTCCCCCGGTTACCCGCCGCGACGACGACCACCACGTCGTGCTCGAACGCATACAGGAACGCCTCGTCCCAGCTCTTGTCCCAGTCCAGCGTGTTGGTCGTGAACGACAGGTTGATGATGTCCGCGCCGTTGTCGACGGCCCAGCGCATCGCCTTCGCGACCTGGTCGGTGAACGGCACGGCGGCCGCGGCGCCGAAGCCGACCGAGATCGAGAGCAGGTCCGCCTCGGGGGCGACGCCGATCATCCCCTTGCCGTCAGCGGCTCCCCGCCCGGCGGCGAGCGAGGCGACCCAGGACCCGTGGTTCCCGTCGATGGCCCCGACGGGTGTGCGTCCATCGGGAGACCCGGAGCCCGAGACATCCGTTCCGCCCACCACCGCCTCGTCGAAGACGCCGGGCACCTTGCCGATGCCGGTGTCGATCACGGCGATCGTCACGCCGTCGCCGCGAGTGGTCTGCCAGGCCTCGCGGATACGCGCTCCGTCGAGCCAGTACTCCGCTGCCCGCGTGGGATCTGCCGGGTCATCCGGCACGGGCGGCGGCGTGGCGGAGGCTCCGAGGAGCAGGACGGATGCCACGATCGTCGCGAGTGCGACGCCGCTGCGCAGCACCCCGCGCGGAGTCATGCCGACGAGGCCTCGACGTCGCGCAGGGCCGCACCCGGCTCTTCGCACCGGCAGCGCTCGGGCGACCAGGAGGAACGCTCGAGCGCGACGTCACCGATCGGATTCACGCCGGGACCGGCCGCGAGCGCGTGGCCGGCCAGCGCGTGCAAGCACTTGACACGGGTCGGCATACCGCCGGCCGAGATGCCGGCGATCTCCGTCACATCGCCGAACTGCGCGCGGTCCGCGAGGTAGGCCTCGTGAGCGGCGAGATACGCACCAGCGATCTCTTCGTCATCGGCGAGCAGGGCGGCCAGCTCCGGCATGACCTGCGTCGCCTCGAGCGTCGACATCGCTGCCGTCGCCGCCGGGTGGGTGAGGTAGTAGAAAGTCGGGAACGGCGTTCCGTCCGGGAGCCGCGGTGTCGTGGCGACCACGGTGGGATTCCCGCAGACGCAGCGCGCCGCGATGCCGACGACGCCGCGGGCCGTCCTGCCCAGCTGGGTCGAGACCACGGCGAGCTCGGCGGTCGTGGGAGCGGAGAAAGGCGGAGTCGTCACCCCACCAGCGTACGGGAGGCTCCCAGGGAGGATGCTCCGAGCAACGCCGACCGCGCGTGCCGCGGATTCAGCGCGCGACGGCGGCGGTGTCGCTGAGGCCGGCAGAGGTGAGGGTACGCAGCAGCTGCGGCATCCAGTCCGACTGCGTCTCCTGGAGCGTGTCGCTCACAGGCTCCTGCTCCCGCGGCAGCGCCGCAGGATCCAGGTCGTTGTCGATCAGATAGACGACCTCGCCCGGCTTGACGTAGTACAGCCGCTCCCGGGCCTGGGTGGTGATGAACGCCGGGTCGTTCCAGCGGTCGCGCTCCTTCTCGAGTGCGGTGATCTGGTCTTCGGAGACCTGGATCGACTGCTCGAGCGCGGCGATCTTCTGACGCTGGTCGATGAACGTGCCGAGCGTCGGCACGAGCACCCAGGCACCGAGCACGACCAGCGACAGCATGATCACCGAGAACGCCGAGAGACGGATGCCTGACGCCCATTCCCGCACGTCCACGCGGCGGTCCTGAGCGGCACCGGCCGCCCCGCGGACCGGGCGGGTCGTGCGAGCGGGCCGGGACCCGCGGGCGGGGCGGGCCGCCGGAGTCGATGCGGCGGCGCGGGGCGTGGCCGGAGACGCCGAAGGAGGAGCCGGTCGTCGTGCCACGGCTCCTCCTCCGTACGGTCGCCGCTCAGGCGGCGTGTGTCTGTCTCAGCTGCAGTCAGCCCTGGTAGCGCGGGAAGGCCGAACGACCGGCGAAGACCGCGGCGTCGCCCAGTTCCTCCTCGATGCGCAGAAGCTGATTGTACTTCGCGACGCGCTCGCTGCGAGCAGGCGCACCCGCCTTGATCTGACCCGCGTTGGTCGCGACGACGAGGTCGGCGATCGTGGTGTCCTCGGTCTCCCCGGAGCGGTGCGACAGCATCGCCGTGTAGCCGGAGCGCTGGGCGAGGCTGACCGCGTCGAACGTCTCGGTCAGGGTGCCGATCTGGTTGACCTTCACGAGCAGCGAGTTGGCGACGCCGCGCTTGATGCCGTCGGCGAGGCGCGTCGGGTTGGTGACGAACAGGTCGTCGCCGACGAGCTGGACCTTGGAGCCCAGGGCATCGGTGAGGAGCTTCCAGTTGTCCCAGTCGTCCTCGGCGAGCGCGTCCTCGATCGTGACGATCGGGAAGTCGTTCACCAGGCCCTGGTAGTACTCGATCAGCTCGGGTCCGCTCCAGTCCTTGTTGTCGAGGCGGTACACGCCGTCGGAGAAGAACTCGGTCGCCGCGACGTCGAGGCCCAGGGCGATGTCGGTGCCGGGCGTGAAGCCCGCCTTCTCGATCGCCTGGACGAGGAAGTCCAGCCCCTCGCGGTTGCTGGGCAGGTCGGGGGCGAACCCGCCCTCGTCGCCGAGGCCGGTCGCGTAGCCGGCGGCCTTCAGCTCTGCGCGCAGCACGTGGTAGGTCTCGACGCCCCAGCGGAGCGCCTCGGAGTAGGTCTCGGCACCGATCGGCGCGAGGAAGAACTCCTGCATGTCGATGCCGTTGTCGGCGTGCTCGCCGCCGTTGATGACGTTGAACAGCGGAACGGGCAGCACGTGCGCGTTGGGCCCGCCGAGGTAGCGGAAAAGCGGCAGATCGGCCGAGTCGGCCGCGGCCTTGGCGACGGCCAGGCTGACGCCGAGGATCGCGTTGGCGCCCGTGCGCTGCTTGTTCTCGGTGCCATCGGTCTCGATGAGGATCTCGTCGACGATGCGCTGCTCGCTCGCCTCGACGCCCTCGAGGGCCGGGCCGAGCTCGTCGATGATCGCCTCGACGGCCTTCAGCACGCCCTTGCCGCCGTAACGGCTCTTGTCGCCGTCGCGGAGCTCGTACGCCTCGAATGCGCCGGTGGATGCACCGGACGGGACGGCCGCCCGCTGGACGACGCCGTCATCGAGGAGCACCTCCACCTCGACGGTCGGGTTCCCGCGCGAGTCGAGAATCTCACGTGCGCCTACAGCCTCGATCAGTGCCACTGATGTGCTCCTTGCTCAGAGAAAACGTTGTGTGGAGCGTCGTCGATCCGCGCTCAGTCTAGCCCGCCCCGGACCTCGGCCCCCGGTCGGAGTCAGCGGGTCACACGATCACCGCGAGCGCCACGCCGTCCCAGCCCTTGACGCCGACCGTCTGCAGTGCGGTGGCGTCGAAACGCGGGTCCTCTCCGAGCATCCGCAGCGCGTCCCTGGTGCCGTTCACCTTCGAGTCGGTCGAGTCGGTGCGGACGATCTCGCCCTCGCGTCCGATGTTGTCGAGCACGACGACGGTACCGGTGTGGCCCAGCCGCGCCGCCCAGTCGAGGTAGATCGTGTTGGACTCCTTGTCCGCATCGATGAAGACGAGGTCGAAGCCGCCCACCAGGGTCGGCAGGACATCGGCTCCCCGGCCGATCCGGATCTCCACCCTGTCCCCCACGCCCGCCGCGTCGATGCTCGCACGGGCCACGGCGGCGTTGTCCGCCTCGGCCTCGATCGTGACGACCCTGCCGCCCTCGCCGACTGCCCGCGCGAGCCAGATCGTGGAGTATCCGCCCAGCGTCCCGATCTCGAGCACACGGCGAGCGCCGCTGATGCGCGCCAGCAGGTTCAGCAGCTTGCCGCCGACGGGTGCGACCTCGATCTCGGGGAGCCCTGCCTCGCGTTGCGCCGCGAGTGCGGCGTCGAGCTCGGGGTCATGTCCGACGAGCAGATCGGCGAGGTAGACGTCGGCGTTCGACCAGGCGGTGGGAGTGGATTCCATGACCTCAGCAAACCTCGCGGCTCCCCCACCGTCAAGGGGCCGGAGGCGGACCGCCGGCGCGCGGAGCGGAGAGCAGCCGACCGGGACCACCGGCGAGCTCCGGCTGCTCGCGGAACTGCCCCGTGAGGACGAGCACGGCGATGGTCGCCGCGGCGACGATCCACCCGGCGATCCCGAGCGGACCGGCGAGAGCGAGATCCGGCTGAGTTGCGGCGACCAGCAGGATCAGGCCGGCCGCGGCGTTGAGGGAGCCGTGCGCCAGGACGGCCGGCCAGACCGAGGCCGAACGCAGTCGCAGCCAGCCCAGCAGGACGCCCCAGGCGACGCATCCGCCGATCATGAGGAGCACGCCGGTGATGTCGGTGCGCCCGAAGTTGTAACCGAGCAGGATCAGTGGGCTGTGCCACAGTCCCCAGATCGCGCCGCTGAGCAGCAGCGCAGGCCAGGTGCCGAGCGGACGCAGCGCCGGGACGAGCCAGCCCCGCCAGCCGAGCTCCTCGCCGAAGGCGAGCAGGCTGTTGAAGAGAGCGGCCGCGGGGATCATCGCGATCTGCGAGATCACCACCAGCTCCACCGGTGGCATCGGGGAGCCGGCAGGCAGCGCCTTCGCGATCTCGGCCGCGAAGCCCGAGAAGGCGAGGTCGAGGTCGACGAAGCCGAGTGCCGCGGCGACGAGGATGCCGAGGGCGACGAGCACCGGAGGCACCAGCCAGCCGATGACCATGAGCCACACCACCCGCCTCGCCGGGCGCAGCGGCCACAGACCGAGGAAACGGAGTCGCGCGCCGGGCCTCGGGACCTTCATGGCGAAGGTGACGGCGAGCGCCGCCACGGCCGGTGTCAGCATCATCACGGGCAGCAGGTACCCGGTGCTCGGCTCGGCGAGACCGTCGCCGAGCCACAGGGGCAGGGCGACCAGCCAGGCGAGCCCGCAGGACAGCACGACGAAGACGAGGACGGCGGCGATGCGGAGACGGGTCATGACGGTTCCTCTGGTCGAGAGTCGGATGCGGCCCGGGTGCCCGGGGGTAGAACGGGGTGGATGCCGCGGTCAGCGACGGGCGGCGGCGGCGAGGACGGACGCGGCGGTGGCGGCGTCGTCGACCGTCACGACGAACACCCGGCCGTCGGTCCGCGTCACCTCGAGAGCGTCGCCCTCGCGCAGCACGAACCCTCGCCGGCCGTCCGTGCCGATGCGGTAGCCCCACCCCCCGAACTCGGCGAAGGGGTTGACGTGCACCGCCCGCACTGCGGCGATGTCCGCGGCGGGGATCTCGAGTCGCGGCCATCCCGCGACGGAGCGCACCCGGAGACCGGCCGCGCTCGCCCGCACCCGGAACGCGAGACCGGTCGCGATCAGTGCGACGAGCATCAGCGCGACGGCGGCGACGATCCACCCGGCGGCGATGCCCTGCGCGAGCAGCAGCACGCTCATCGCGATCACGATGAACGCGCTGATCCCGAGCACGACCTGACCGCCGGTGGCCACCGTCACGCTCCTCATCCAGACCGCGCGCTCGTGGTCGGCGAGTGCGAGCGGCGCCACCGGTGCACCGGATCCCTCGGTCACGAATGCCACCGCGGGCTGCAGGAACCACCCAAGGATCCCGAGTCCGAGCAGCACGACGAGGAAGGCCGGGATCCACGCGGCGATGTCGGGCGCGTCTGCGGCATCCTGCAGCCCTCGCTGCACGGACGTCGTCACCACCGCGACCAGGGACAGCACCCCGGCGACACCGAGGCTCGCGGCTCCGAGCAGTCGAGCCGTCGCCGACCACCGCGGCTGCATCGGGGAGCCCGCCCGGTTCCGCGACGAGCCGCGGTGTGCGAGGAACGCGATGAGCGCGAAGAGCAGCACGGTCCCGCCGCCGAGGCCGAGGAGCAGCACGAGCGGGGTCCATCGCGGACCGAACCCGTCGACGCCGTCGGGCCCCCAGTGCACGGCGGCGGGGTCCGGCAGATCGGGCAGCCATGACAGCACGACGATGGCGGCGAGCACGATCAGCGCGAGCGGGACGATCACCCCCACCCACAGGAAGGCGGTGCGGGCTCGGCGGATGTCGGGGGTCATGCGTCGGTCTCCTTGATCAGTGCGGCCAGGGTCGTGGGTGAGAGGCCGAGGGATGCGGCGCGTGCGACGAGCGCGGCGATGTCGTGGGAGAGCTCTGCCAGCGGAGCGGCGGACGCGGAGACGACCGCTCCCCTCCCCCGCCGCAGGTCGATGAGGCCCTCGTCTCTGAGTTGCTGATAGGCCCGGAGCACCGTGTGGACGTTGATCTCGAGCGCCTCGGCGACCTCTCGCGCAGGCGGCAGGCGGTCGCCGGGCACGAGGCGCCCGGTGAGGATGTCGGCCCGCACGGACGCCGCCACCTGATCGAAGAGGGAGCGCGCACTGTCGGCGTCGATTCGAATCAGCATCCGGTCCTCGGTTCTCTAATAGTTCTACGAGAACTATAACAACTGTACGAACCCTCCATCAACCTTCGTCTGCGTCCACACCTCCTCCACACTGTTCTCATGCGCATCACTCCTCGCCGTCTCGCGATCGGCATGAGCCTCTGGATCCCCAATCTGTGCAGCGGCATCCGCATCCGCCGGTTCAGCGACGACTGGACGCACGCGACCGTCGAACTGCACGTGAACGTCCTCACCCGCAACTACGTCAAGACGGCGTTCGGCGGCTCTATGTCGGCGATGACCGATCCCTACTTCTTCATGCTCGTGATGCACCAGCTCGGTCGCGACTACGTGGTGTGGGACACCCGAGGCGAGATCGAGTTCCTGAAGCCCGGCCGCGGAGTGCTCACCGCCGAGTTCGAGGTCAGCCGCGAGCGTGCGGCCGAGATCCGCGAACGGGCGCACGGCGGAGCCAAGGTCCTCGAGTGGTTCGAGACCGTGATCACCGACCGCGACGGCGACGTGGTCGCGAAGGTGCGCCGCGAGGTCTACATCCGCGAGAAGCAGCGCGTCACCGCGGCGCGGGTCTGACGCCCAGGGTCGACGAGCGGGCGATGAGCTCCGGCGCGAGCCGCACCGTCTCGTGCCCGGAGGCGGAGCCGGACACGATTGCCAGCACGAGTTCGAGAGCGGTGCGGCCGCTCTCCTCGAAGGGCTGGCGCACCGTCGTCAGATCCAGCGCCGTCGCGAGTTCGCCGTCGTCATAGCCGACGACGGCGAGCGGGCCGATGGACCATCGCGAGCGGATGCCGTCGAGCACCGCCGCGGGAGCGCGGATCGAGATCACCGGCGGTCTCGGCTGGCGCGACCTGGAGAGCTGGCCGCC
This genomic interval from Microbacterium hydrocarbonoxydans contains the following:
- a CDS encoding DUF1648 domain-containing protein, whose translation is MTPDIRRARTAFLWVGVIVPLALIVLAAIVVLSWLPDLPDPAAVHWGPDGVDGFGPRWTPLVLLLGLGGGTVLLFALIAFLAHRGSSRNRAGSPMQPRWSATARLLGAASLGVAGVLSLVAVVTTSVQRGLQDAADAPDIAAWIPAFLVVLLGLGILGWFLQPAVAFVTEGSGAPVAPLALADHERAVWMRSVTVATGGQVVLGISAFIVIAMSVLLLAQGIAAGWIVAAVALMLVALIATGLAFRVRASAAGLRVRSVAGWPRLEIPAADIAAVRAVHVNPFAEFGGWGYRIGTDGRRGFVLREGDALEVTRTDGRVFVVTVDDAATAASVLAAAARR
- a CDS encoding substrate-binding domain-containing protein — protein: MISIRAPAAVLDGIRSRWSIGPLAVVGYDDGELATALDLTTVRQPFEESGRTALELVLAIVSGSASGHETVRLAPELIARSSTLGVRPAPR
- a CDS encoding GntR family transcriptional regulator, with translation MLIRIDADSARSLFDQVAASVRADILTGRLVPGDRLPPAREVAEALEINVHTVLRAYQQLRDEGLIDLRRGRGAVVSASAAPLAELSHDIAALVARAASLGLSPTTLAALIKETDA
- a CDS encoding PaaI family thioesterase, coding for MRITPRRLAIGMSLWIPNLCSGIRIRRFSDDWTHATVELHVNVLTRNYVKTAFGGSMSAMTDPYFFMLVMHQLGRDYVVWDTRGEIEFLKPGRGVLTAEFEVSRERAAEIRERAHGGAKVLEWFETVITDRDGDVVAKVRREVYIREKQRVTAARV
- a CDS encoding CPBP family intramembrane glutamic endopeptidase — protein: MTRLRIAAVLVFVVLSCGLAWLVALPLWLGDGLAEPSTGYLLPVMMLTPAVAALAVTFAMKVPRPGARLRFLGLWPLRPARRVVWLMVIGWLVPPVLVALGILVAAALGFVDLDLAFSGFAAEIAKALPAGSPMPPVELVVISQIAMIPAAALFNSLLAFGEELGWRGWLVPALRPLGTWPALLLSGAIWGLWHSPLILLGYNFGRTDITGVLLMIGGCVAWGVLLGWLRLRSASVWPAVLAHGSLNAAAGLILLVAATQPDLALAGPLGIAGWIVAAATIAVLVLTGQFREQPELAGGPGRLLSAPRAGGPPPAP